In Persicimonas caeni, a single window of DNA contains:
- a CDS encoding alpha/beta hydrolase has translation MLIDHTFRPNNFDGWRLDVTRYHDPEYFDPSRKPVVMIPGYGMNTFILNFHPTGPSMIEYLCSKGFEVWAANLRGQGDSQKVGGTLKYGFRELGLVDFPVVLDLVLEETQTEPDVENVHAVGCSLGASVLYGYLAHHQKNHRFASLIAIGGPLRWDEVHPLVKFAFQSPKVAALVPIRGTRLLAKTFLPMLKKVPWLLSIYMNADQIDLSEADEMVKTVDNPNPYLNVQIAKWINNRDLVVDGVNVTDALAHVEDLSILCLLANSDGIVPAGAANSVCRVATGSCSDVLVVGDDENWYAHADLFISEKAQETVFEPMSNWLTEVD, from the coding sequence ATGCTCATCGACCATACGTTTCGCCCCAACAATTTCGACGGATGGCGCCTCGACGTCACGCGCTACCACGATCCTGAATACTTCGATCCGTCTCGCAAGCCGGTGGTGATGATCCCGGGTTACGGGATGAACACCTTCATCTTGAACTTCCACCCCACCGGCCCCTCGATGATCGAGTACCTGTGCTCGAAGGGCTTCGAGGTGTGGGCGGCGAACCTGCGCGGCCAAGGCGACTCCCAAAAGGTGGGCGGCACGCTCAAGTACGGTTTTCGTGAGCTGGGGTTGGTCGACTTTCCGGTCGTGCTCGACCTGGTGCTCGAAGAGACGCAGACCGAGCCCGACGTCGAAAACGTCCACGCCGTCGGCTGTAGTCTGGGCGCCTCGGTACTCTACGGGTACCTGGCCCACCACCAGAAGAACCACCGGTTTGCCTCGCTCATCGCCATCGGCGGGCCGCTGCGCTGGGACGAGGTCCACCCGCTGGTCAAATTCGCCTTCCAGTCGCCCAAGGTCGCCGCTCTGGTGCCGATTCGCGGCACGCGCCTGCTCGCCAAGACCTTCTTGCCGATGCTCAAGAAGGTCCCCTGGCTGCTGTCGATCTACATGAACGCCGACCAGATCGACCTGAGCGAAGCCGACGAGATGGTCAAGACGGTCGACAACCCCAACCCGTACCTGAACGTGCAGATCGCCAAGTGGATCAACAACCGCGATCTCGTCGTCGACGGGGTCAACGTCACCGACGCTCTGGCCCACGTCGAAGACCTGTCGATCCTGTGCCTGCTGGCCAACTCCGACGGCATCGTGCCCGCCGGCGCGGCCAACAGCGTATGCAGGGTCGCCACCGGAAGCTGCTCGGATGTGCTCGTGGTCGGCGACGACGAAAATTGGTACGCCCATGCCGACCTGTTCATCTCCGAGAAGGCCCAGGAGACGGTCTTCGAACCGATGTCGAATTGGCTGACTGAGGTCGACTGA
- a CDS encoding MBL fold metallo-hydrolase, with translation MSSSEPSQTSGVVLTRGAGGELELFWARRPHDAGFMGGFFSYFVGRVEREDHSTPLDVDEGELAVAREFYAAATRELFEESGLNFEASRLAHLGGWRTPSWLDEDFYTEFFWLHLSDEECERLGVDELHKKVDRDEIAFSEWIRPEDALERWSTGRAPMTPPLVAVLDIFAHTPLDEVAGELDRRRDAHRRDAPMEIVGGLSVLPLETATIPPATHTNCYFVGDERFVVIDPGSADDAELELLFGAIDGFLEQGRGLAAVVLTHHHRDHVSGVSALVERYDAEVWAHHELVARLKDLPVDRELEDGEAIELGPDTLTCLHTPGHAPDHLCLFHERTKSVIAGDLVASKGTIVINPPEGHVGQYMESLRRIRELGPRTIFPAHGWAITDPRGRLDFYISHRMKRERGILEALRRASTSVTPIDLVPEVYDDVPAHVWPLAARSLLAHLVHLVEEDFAETDGQKFWATENLGG, from the coding sequence ATGTCATCTAGCGAACCCAGCCAAACCTCCGGCGTCGTCCTCACGCGCGGCGCAGGCGGCGAGCTCGAACTCTTCTGGGCGCGCAGGCCGCACGATGCCGGCTTTATGGGCGGCTTCTTTTCGTATTTCGTCGGTCGCGTCGAGCGCGAAGATCACTCGACGCCCCTCGACGTCGACGAGGGCGAGCTCGCCGTCGCGCGGGAGTTCTACGCGGCGGCGACCCGCGAGCTCTTCGAGGAATCGGGGCTCAACTTCGAGGCGAGTCGGCTCGCGCACCTGGGCGGCTGGCGTACGCCGAGTTGGCTCGACGAGGATTTCTACACCGAGTTTTTCTGGCTGCACCTGAGCGACGAAGAGTGCGAGCGCCTCGGGGTCGACGAGCTCCATAAGAAAGTCGACCGCGACGAGATCGCCTTCTCGGAGTGGATTCGCCCCGAAGACGCGCTCGAGCGCTGGAGCACGGGGCGCGCGCCGATGACGCCGCCGCTCGTGGCCGTGCTCGACATCTTCGCGCACACGCCCCTCGACGAGGTCGCAGGCGAGCTCGACCGGCGCCGCGACGCCCACAGGCGCGACGCGCCCATGGAGATCGTCGGCGGCCTGAGCGTCCTGCCCCTCGAAACGGCGACCATCCCGCCGGCCACGCATACCAACTGCTATTTTGTGGGCGACGAGCGCTTCGTGGTCATCGACCCGGGCTCGGCCGACGACGCCGAGCTCGAGCTCCTCTTCGGCGCGATCGATGGTTTCCTGGAGCAGGGGCGCGGGCTGGCCGCTGTGGTGCTCACGCACCACCATCGCGATCACGTCTCCGGGGTGTCGGCCCTCGTCGAGCGCTACGACGCCGAGGTCTGGGCGCATCACGAGCTGGTCGCTCGCCTCAAGGACTTGCCGGTCGACCGCGAGCTCGAAGACGGCGAGGCGATCGAGCTCGGCCCGGACACGTTGACCTGCCTGCACACGCCAGGTCACGCCCCTGACCACCTGTGCCTGTTCCACGAGCGCACGAAGAGCGTCATCGCCGGAGATCTGGTCGCCTCGAAGGGGACGATCGTCATCAACCCGCCCGAGGGCCACGTCGGCCAGTACATGGAGAGCCTGCGGCGTATCCGCGAGCTCGGCCCGCGCACCATCTTTCCGGCCCACGGCTGGGCGATCACCGACCCGCGCGGGCGGCTCGACTTCTATATCTCCCACCGTATGAAGCGCGAGCGCGGCATTCTCGAGGCGCTCAGGCGCGCCTCGACGTCGGTCACGCCCATCGACCTCGTCCCCGAGGTGTACGACGACGTCCCCGCCCACGTGTGGCCGTTGGCCGCGCGCAGCCTGCTCGCCCACCTGGTGCATCTGGTCGAAGAGGATTTCGCCGAGACCGATGGGCAGAAGTTTTGGGCCACCGAGAATTTGGGCGGGTAG
- a CDS encoding tetratricopeptide repeat protein, with product MKDFKQNPSGVVRHTFHKSWDEPRQATTSRRCTDPSRRVALLKALCLSTVLAWSPSIWAQDAAPEASSTDQAADEQAEAAEEGSASFDEDKFFDLVSQGQTKFKAQDYEAAAELFKQAYAMKPDATLLFNIGIAFEKHGNLEEALAYYDRFVDAPNVELKARSHANKRSKLIREILDDRAQAKKAEEAEKAEAEARAGREAAASREQAESQPEQQQAGVGQQTQALPEPQYDYTMTWITLGSGTVAAIGGGVFMAMAHSSGDDVLDGATPEARRASQSDANTYAIISDSLFITGGLLAATGVYFWLTAEPIEQDTRATIAPQLGPDRAGVQMQLKF from the coding sequence GTGAAAGATTTTAAGCAGAACCCATCTGGCGTCGTTCGACATACCTTCCATAAATCGTGGGACGAGCCGCGGCAAGCGACCACGAGCCGTCGATGTACCGATCCCTCCCGACGCGTCGCACTACTAAAAGCCCTTTGCCTTTCCACCGTCCTTGCATGGAGTCCGTCGATCTGGGCCCAAGACGCCGCTCCAGAGGCGTCCAGCACCGATCAGGCAGCTGACGAGCAGGCGGAGGCGGCCGAGGAAGGCTCGGCGTCGTTCGACGAGGACAAGTTCTTCGACCTGGTCAGCCAGGGTCAGACCAAATTCAAGGCTCAGGACTACGAAGCGGCCGCCGAGCTCTTCAAGCAGGCGTACGCGATGAAGCCCGACGCCACGCTGCTGTTCAATATCGGCATCGCTTTCGAGAAGCACGGTAATCTCGAAGAAGCGCTGGCTTACTATGATCGGTTTGTCGACGCGCCAAACGTGGAATTAAAGGCGCGAAGCCACGCCAATAAGCGCTCGAAACTCATCCGCGAGATCCTCGACGACCGTGCACAAGCCAAGAAAGCCGAAGAAGCTGAGAAAGCTGAGGCCGAAGCTCGCGCAGGTCGAGAGGCGGCCGCGTCGCGGGAGCAGGCCGAGTCCCAACCCGAGCAGCAACAGGCCGGCGTGGGCCAGCAGACGCAGGCTCTGCCCGAGCCGCAGTACGACTACACGATGACCTGGATCACGCTCGGATCGGGGACTGTGGCGGCGATTGGCGGTGGGGTCTTCATGGCCATGGCTCATTCGTCCGGCGACGACGTGCTCGACGGGGCGACGCCCGAGGCGCGTCGAGCCTCGCAAAGCGACGCCAATACCTACGCCATCATCTCGGACAGCCTCTTCATCACCGGCGGGCTTTTGGCTGCCACCGGCGTGTACTTCTGGCTAACGGCCGAACCGATCGAGCAAGACACTCGAGCCACCATCGCTCCCCAACTCGGCCCCGACCGAGCCGGAGTGCAGATGCAACTGAAGTTCTAA
- a CDS encoding Fpg/Nei family DNA glycosylase, with the protein MPELPEVEITRRNLVHWWEGRAATEVVVVDDKPLRDTDPDALVEALKQRAERIDRHGKYTVVRLEDGSTLIVHFRMTGKIVRCEEPEPKYARLSWKVDDTGWLVFKDQRRLGTVRLLAPDEFEEYEPIQKMGPDALEISGEQLRELLPERRMLKTALMDQEVIAGLGNIAAIEIMWRMQLGPRAKCGDLTDEQYDELAETIVEFLEHVIAVEQADEVVYLEESRADNPFDVYGREGEACPRCGTELARTKVGGRSSYYCPSCQPTT; encoded by the coding sequence GTGCCCGAATTACCCGAAGTAGAAATCACCCGCCGAAACCTCGTTCATTGGTGGGAGGGCCGCGCCGCCACTGAAGTCGTCGTGGTCGACGACAAACCGCTGCGCGACACCGACCCCGACGCGCTCGTCGAGGCTCTGAAGCAGCGTGCCGAGCGCATCGACCGGCACGGCAAATACACCGTGGTCCGTCTGGAGGATGGCTCGACGCTCATCGTTCATTTTCGGATGACTGGAAAGATCGTGCGCTGCGAGGAGCCCGAGCCCAAGTACGCGAGGCTGTCGTGGAAGGTAGACGACACCGGCTGGCTCGTCTTCAAGGACCAGCGCCGACTGGGCACCGTCCGGCTGCTCGCTCCGGACGAATTCGAGGAGTACGAGCCCATCCAAAAGATGGGGCCGGATGCCTTGGAGATCTCCGGCGAGCAGCTGCGCGAGCTGCTACCCGAGCGGCGCATGCTCAAGACGGCGTTGATGGACCAAGAGGTCATCGCCGGGCTGGGCAATATTGCGGCGATCGAGATCATGTGGCGCATGCAACTCGGTCCGCGGGCCAAGTGCGGAGACCTGACTGACGAGCAATACGACGAACTTGCCGAGACCATCGTCGAGTTTCTCGAACACGTCATCGCCGTCGAACAAGCCGATGAGGTGGTCTACCTCGAGGAGAGCCGCGCCGACAATCCATTCGACGTGTACGGCCGCGAAGGCGAAGCGTGTCCGCGCTGCGGAACTGAGCTCGCGCGTACCAAGGTCGGTGGTCGGTCGAGCTATTACTGCCCGTCGTGCCAACCAACCACTTAA
- a CDS encoding tetratricopeptide repeat protein: MKVRRQLVAWIGAGLMLAAGTPAFAQDSKQQQKAPAAESEAQGDADKAALDLLETAQKQYQAGKWEQARESYKKAYDTAPDDSRLKAQAALEWSSLLWEQGDYAAADKRVDDALRRARKLKMNEAVGRLLLTQGHIQASQGKLRKAENTLKICINLTSEQNDEVFGALCKLNHRLVRQLRGRPAGPDSDYKKAIAQLEAAGTPLSVGSALAKTAGLYAQGGNPAKALELLKRAQQSFSKADSVPAQLRNRLRIAKLLQEQGQHAQADKYLEGLVGKFSAMNNRPALVDALVLTAQSEMHKGNAAAAQKHYERALSVAKKTKSPNLIARSQLALCEFGVSAGKGSQFEDKCTAAAKTFDKLGIPDLAARSNAQLAGLYHAQGQLNKASAMYSKVIQRLEKTGVPGTHDTPAVATYRANLCQVEMSLRSNGAHYLCKKALEELEKQKSANPAMLAATHYGVGVTAGRDGWAPGGLDHLNKAVELSLEQTPPDRALASDAMLRRGIILGQMKNKEDEAAHAFKKGIAITEQDKSDSLRATRVQLRTQLAQLQLEEREWKTAKGSLEALIEDAKGDPQSQAWAYSGLARAELKLGDKKAAKKALQKGLPLAKKAGDKELVSNFKENLEKFEE, encoded by the coding sequence ATGAAGGTACGTCGACAGCTTGTGGCATGGATTGGTGCTGGCTTGATGCTCGCCGCGGGCACGCCCGCGTTTGCTCAGGACAGTAAACAACAGCAAAAGGCGCCCGCCGCCGAGTCGGAGGCGCAGGGCGACGCCGACAAAGCTGCCCTCGACCTGTTGGAGACGGCTCAGAAGCAGTATCAGGCAGGCAAGTGGGAGCAGGCGCGCGAGAGCTACAAGAAGGCCTACGATACGGCCCCCGACGACAGCCGCCTCAAGGCGCAAGCGGCGCTGGAGTGGAGCAGCCTTTTGTGGGAGCAGGGCGATTACGCCGCGGCCGACAAGCGCGTGGACGACGCGTTGAGGCGTGCGCGCAAGTTGAAGATGAACGAGGCCGTCGGCCGCCTGTTGCTCACTCAGGGCCATATCCAAGCAAGCCAGGGTAAGCTTAGAAAGGCCGAAAACACCCTCAAAATCTGCATCAACCTGACCTCCGAGCAAAACGACGAGGTCTTCGGGGCGTTGTGCAAGCTCAACCACCGTCTGGTGCGCCAGCTTCGCGGGCGTCCGGCAGGGCCCGACTCCGACTATAAAAAGGCGATCGCGCAGCTCGAGGCCGCCGGCACGCCGCTATCGGTGGGCTCGGCGCTGGCCAAGACCGCCGGGCTCTACGCCCAGGGCGGCAATCCTGCCAAGGCGCTCGAGTTGTTGAAGCGCGCCCAGCAGAGCTTCTCCAAGGCCGACAGCGTGCCCGCGCAGCTCAGAAACCGGCTGCGCATCGCCAAGTTGTTGCAGGAGCAGGGCCAGCACGCCCAGGCGGACAAGTACCTCGAGGGGCTGGTCGGCAAGTTCAGCGCCATGAATAACCGGCCCGCGCTGGTCGACGCGCTGGTGCTCACCGCCCAGTCCGAGATGCACAAGGGCAACGCGGCGGCCGCCCAGAAGCACTACGAGCGCGCATTGTCGGTGGCCAAGAAGACCAAGAGTCCGAATCTCATCGCCCGCAGCCAACTCGCCTTGTGCGAGTTCGGCGTGAGCGCTGGCAAGGGGAGCCAATTCGAGGACAAGTGCACGGCGGCGGCCAAGACCTTCGACAAGCTCGGCATCCCCGACCTCGCCGCGCGCTCGAACGCCCAGCTCGCCGGGCTGTACCACGCGCAGGGCCAGCTCAACAAAGCCAGCGCGATGTACTCCAAGGTGATCCAGCGCCTCGAGAAGACCGGCGTGCCCGGCACCCACGACACCCCGGCGGTGGCCACCTATCGCGCCAACCTGTGCCAGGTCGAGATGAGCCTGCGCTCCAACGGCGCGCACTACCTGTGCAAAAAGGCGCTCGAGGAGCTCGAGAAGCAGAAGTCGGCCAACCCGGCGATGCTCGCCGCGACCCACTACGGCGTGGGCGTCACCGCCGGACGCGACGGCTGGGCGCCCGGGGGGCTCGACCACCTGAACAAGGCCGTCGAGCTGTCGCTCGAGCAGACGCCCCCCGACCGCGCGCTCGCCTCCGATGCGATGCTGCGCCGCGGCATCATTTTGGGTCAGATGAAGAACAAAGAGGACGAGGCCGCTCACGCCTTCAAAAAGGGCATCGCCATCACCGAGCAGGACAAGTCCGACAGCCTGCGCGCCACCCGCGTGCAACTGCGCACCCAACTCGCCCAACTCCAGCTCGAAGAGAGGGAGTGGAAGACCGCCAAAGGCTCGCTCGAAGCGCTCATCGAAGACGCCAAGGGCGACCCCCAGTCGCAAGCGTGGGCCTACAGCGGCTTGGCCCGGGCCGAGTTGAAGCTCGGTGACAAGAAGGCAGCCAAGAAGGCGCTCCAAAAGGGCTTGCCGTTGGCCAAGAAGGCCGGCGACAAGGAGTTGGTGAGCAACTTCAAAGAGAATTTGGAGAAGTTCGAGGAGTAA